The Henckelia pumila isolate YLH828 unplaced genomic scaffold, ASM3356847v2 CTG_525:::fragment_3, whole genome shotgun sequence genome segment AAAGGGTTTCATTAATTATAAGCTGACCTTTGCTAATTGGATTACACATTCACACAAAATGCTGATTAATTAAATATCACTTAGTAGTAGAATCGTTCTTTTATCCTCACTTTGTAGTAGATCGTTCTTTTATCCTctccaaaaatttattaaatgttaTGTGAAAGAAAAATCTACAATCATATATTTTATAGAGGTTGGAATCACTCCGTTAATCGTCATGCATGCCATATTTAATTTGCATACACAAATATATGTGTGAGTTTTGATATATGAGCAACCATCGTGAGAACCCGTTGAGATAACGTTCACCTATTAGATGTACAGATTGTCAACTGAATTTCGTCATGTCAAcattatatacacatatatcGTGTATATTGATGTTTAGGGAATCATATATTTGATCACTCCATGCATGCAACTTTCGTGACCACGTGCATTGCATGACGACTGTGTATTCAGTGGAAGTTTCAAAGTTTTCCTAATTCAACCATGCTAGCTTATAACTTCTATATATAAATGAAAAATCGTTGCGAATCTGTTGATTTGTTCCCTTTTAAGATAATTTATTATGCTGTTGCTTACTATCCATCAGTCAACGCATATTTACAAAAGATGGTGTGTATATCAAATTTAAAGTATTTATAACTGACTGActcgaaaattataagaaacAGAAGTTTTAGAATATAGAAATTGCAAAAAGTGGAAATGCGCTAAACATAATATAAGGTGGATTTGCGTATTAATGAATAAGAGATGGATCGATACACTCATTATGATAAGATAACTTATTAATATTTAGTCCAAATaccaattaattatattaattaataaaacattGCAATATTTGAGAGTGACTCCATTTTCCTTGAAAAATTAAATGTACGCATTTAGCAGATGATCATATTCGTACGAAACTAATCCAGCCCCCAAATCAACTGGAAATTTATAATCTTCTACTGATTCATTAGACCATATCGATCGACTCAAATTGGCATCGAGGTCTTCGAAAAATGAAGGCCAAAGATGGCCTGAAACTTCCTCAGATGTCACTGGAAATCCACAGAAATCCGAATAGTTTCGCGGGTTTTCGATGAATGACGGGACTGGGAAGGCCTGCTCGTCTTGATCAAGAACTTGTAGTGTTTGTGAATCATTAATCACTTGTGTATAAGCATTTTCATACCAGTTATCAGAGTAATTAATGGTACTAAGCGATGCTTCTGAATCTGAACTAGTTCTTGCTAGATTCGTGACATTGCTAGTGTCGCTGTCAGCGGCTGTGGCGGTGGCCGTATTAGCGGCCATTAGCTTCTTCTTCAACTTGGTGTTCCAGTAATTTTTCACGTCGTTGTCTGTCCTTCGGGGAAGATGAGAAGCTATCACAGACCAtctgtaaatttataaattaatattttactcaGAATCTTatacattatttatttttatgagtcACGttaattgaaatttgaaataattatatatatcataaattaATGGCAAATTGTAGGAATATTCAAGGCAATCGGGTTTGTACTTTGTTTATGTACGTTGTCCTAAAAGATAAACTAATAATATGCTTTTTATTACATCTTAGTTTTCCAAGGAAAACCGTGGGAGAAATATTAAACTCGGCAttgtatatttatatgtatctaactttcttggttttccaatgaTTAGTGAATCAGTGTGCGCTGagtttagtaattaattactaTTAAAAATTGTATTAAACTTAACATTAATCGTATATTAAAGTACAAAGATGCACCTGCTTCCAATGTTATGATATAAAGTCAATATAATGTCATCTTCTTCCTTGGTGAATCCTCCATGCTTAATGTCTGGTCTCAGATAATTCAGCCACCTCAACCTACAACTCTTCCCGCATCGCTTCAATCCTACGCAAACATCAAGTCACAAataatatgattaaaaatcgaaaaatattccaaaattttgaattattttgattatatataattatgtgtGCATGTGGTCGGTCTCGAACATCTCCTAATAAACACTATCTGATCACCTGCTTTGTTTGGTAGTGCTATCCAATTTCCACCGGTGCCATATTTTTCGACGTAGTTCTTCAGAGTAGAATCCTCGTCAGGGGACCATGGCCCTCTCTTCACTTTTGTTTTGTCACAACAAGGTGATCTTCCCATGCTCAAAATCaagattaattttataaattgatATTGTAATGTGTGGATAATTTTAATGTAAGAATTAATaggttataatttatttatgggTGGGAAGAGGAAAGAGTTTATAAAGAAGGGTGATGGTTGACTTTGTCAACTCTCTCTTTTATGATCTTGGATAAAAAAAGAAACTGGTCAATGTCACAGGAAGTTACTTAATGTCAACatgcttttgcttttgaaatGGCCACCAGATTTTTTCTTTGGTCAGATTTGGATGTGTTCACATGGGTAAATATAATAATTGGATCCGACGGTTATTATCATTATTTCCtaagaattttaatttaaaactaGCGACCGACGTGTGCGGCGTTTGTATATGAATATTAAATATAACATGAGTAACTATGTGTGTTATGATgccatttaaatttttttctaagATTGAAGGTGTTGAAAAATAATTGTATCTTGCCACACACATAGTTGTTGATATcgtaaaagtgtaaataaacttgaactaaaaaattttaaaaatgcaaTCCTAATATTCATATATACATGTTTGTCGAAGCATATTATTTTTTAGCTAAACTCCAAGATATTCCTGCATATCAATATTTGAGTTTGACACGTGGATTTTTTATGTGTGGACCAATAGTAATCATCATGAACCGAATAGTCGTTGCTGCATAAAATCCAAttcatgatattattatttttaacattGTAGAAAGAAAACTTGATATATTCTATCAGTTTTGACATTTCACATTTGTCATTTTATAGAAAACTATATCTGGTAAGTACGGTAAACTTTAATATTTGAAACATATAAAGTAGCAGAGCAGCACAAGCGCCGATTATGTTACGATTGTTCTCCTGATAAAGGTGATTATTTAACCTTTGTCATTCTAAATAATTAAACTAGTTTCAATCATAAGAATCGAACTAATAACATTGGTTATGTTATTAATTATATGATTAAGTgatttttcgttttattaaaAGCTGTACCCTTGATAACAATGCGACTGTAATATTTCGATCATATTAGACCAAACACCACATTTCTATCGCTTTCCAGCATGAATGATTCCTGCACCCAAAGGGAtgcattttagttttttttattgatttatttcTCTTATGTTTCTTTATTATGATATGGTGAAATATTTTTAGAGTAACTTATACAAGCATATTCCCTTTTTTTTTATGgctcaaaagttttttttttgacgGGTAAAGCCAATTTATTAAAACAATCACAAGTCTTTTGATACAAGCTCTACCAATCATAAAGGAAAATTTCCCTATTCCCAAACAAAAGGGAGAGAAGAAGAAGTAGCAAAAGATGCAAGACAATGAGCTACTCTATTAGCAGATTTCCGAACATGATATAAAGAAGTGTGCGTTTGCTGGTTCAATAAGTTCCTGACTTCTTCCACCTTCTAGCCCGTGGAACTAAAATCCTTCTCTGAGCCAGTGGCTGCTTGCACCGCTAAGAGAGAGTCTGAATGAATTTTATAAGTCTTCGTTCCATTGTTCATGGTAAATTTAAGGCCCTCTTTTATCGCTTCCAACTCCGCAAACACGATTGATGAAGGTTTCTGTATTTTACTTCCAAAAGCTTGAATCAGTTTTCCTTGATGTCCGCAAATCACCCCTCCAACAGCAAACAAATTAGTCTCAAAATTTACTGTCGCATCGACGTCTATTCTCAAGCAGGATTGAGGGGGTGCTAGCCATCGAGTCGGAGCAACCTGTTCGTACGAAATATGATGAGACATGGAAATAATTCTTGCGTTCTGAAATTCATTAAGCTTGGCATCACAGCAATCCACATTAATCTTCATAACTTCTTGATCTTTCAAATGAGCGATTTGATTCCTTTCACTCCAACAAACCCAAGTGCGTAGATAAACTGCTCAAATCCCTTTATGTCCAGAGCCTCTTTCATCCATAAAAACAATTCAATAGTTTGTAAATGCTTCACCTTCTTTAATAGAAGCCAAAAGTAAGTACCCTTCCAACAAGCTTTCATTAGAGGGAACCAAAATAAAGCATGACAGGTAGTATCACAACCAAATTTTCATAATGAGCAATTACTGGCAATAGGGACATGATGATTTTGCAAGTTAACTGCCGTGAGGATTAAGTTATGAATGGCCCTCCATAAAAATACTCGAACCTTAGGCGGAAGAGATAAACTCCAGAAGAATTTCCACCATGTTCTACATCGAAATTCCGAGCTATTTTATGGAGATTCAAAAGCACTGATTTCCACCAAGTACCCCAACTTCACCAAGAATTTTCCTTTAGAGTCATAGCGCCAGTATCGGGAATCATCTGTTTGGATAGTAGGAAGAGGAATTGCTTGAATCTCCTGAACAATATACGGCGGAGATAATGCATTGAGTATTTGTTGATTCCAACAGCCTTCTTGAATAAGCGAACTCACATGAATAAGGGAATCTGGACATTGAAAACTTTGTAAATTAGTCGTGCAACCTGGTATCCATTTGTCTTTGTAGATCATAATGTTATCTCCAGTACTCACTCGCCATTCCAACCCCTTCCCAAGCAGAGATCGACTCCATAAAAGTGATCTTCAAATGAATGAAGGGTTGCTCCCTAGCCCTGCCTCCATGATATCCTTGTGCTGAAAATATCTTGCCTTAAGAACACGGGCAACTAAGGACAATGGGTTGATCATAATGCGCCAAATCTGCTTAGCCAATAAGGCCTTATTGAAGGAAATTAATTGCCGAAAACCCATACCACCCATTTTTTTAGGATAACAAAGAGATTTCCAAGATTTCCAATGCATTTTGTTTTTACCTTCATCTTTGCCCCACCAGAAATTTGCACAAGATTTTTCAATAGCTTCACAGATTGACACTGGAATTCTGAAACAGGACATCGCATATGTGGGAATCGATTGGAGTACTGCCTTGATTAAAGTTTCTTTTCCCCCCATCGAGTAAAATTTGTTATTCCATCCCTAAATCCTCTGAGCAACACGGTCCACCAAATAATGAAATTAAGGTTTTTTATTTCTGACAGAAAATGTAGGAAGACCAAGATAAACTTCATGAATTTGTGCAATGGGAATTGATAGAACCGATTTGATAAATTGAGCCATGGTATCTTCCGTATTTGGACTGAAAGAAAGGGATGACTTCTCATAATTTATAAGCTACCCTGAAGCTCTCTCATATTGTGAAAGACAATTACGCAGTCCCAAACATCCCTCACGAGTAGTTTAAAGAAAATTAAGCTGTCATctgcaaaaaaataaatgagAAATCGGAGGACACGAGGACGCAATTCGGACTCCTTCAAATGACTTGCTATTTTTTAGTTGAATGAGAAATG includes the following:
- the LOC140873341 gene encoding transcription factor MYB14-like; translation: MGRSPCCDKTKVKRGPWSPDEDSTLKNYVEKYGTGGNWIALPNKAGLKRCGKSCRLRWLNYLRPDIKHGGFTKEEDDIILTLYHNIGSRWSVIASHLPRRTDNDVKNYWNTKLKKKLMAANTATATAADSDTSNVTNLARTSSDSEASLSTINYSDNWYENAYTQVINDSQTLQVLDQDEQAFPVPSFIENPRNYSDFCGFPVTSEEVSGHLWPSFFEDLDANLSRSIWSNESVEDYKFPVDLGAGLVSYEYDHLLNAYI